The genomic window GAGCCACCTTCATGTGGTGGCTCTTCTCCAGACGTGATGacaggccagcctccctcagggaAACGTCCCTGACAAACGACATCAGTGAACAAGAACCTTGTTGGAGTGACCAGCCATGTGTTCACCtaatgacacacagacagaaccaTACATCTCCTGTCAGCAGACCTGAAGCAATGAGGAATGTTGTTCTTAACTTGTAAGTAACAACAGAGAAGTATTCCACACAGACTGTGTGAAGAAGCTTGGAATTCTGGATTGGCTTCTGTACGACAGCTCAGGCCAACTCAAAACCAAACGATGATTCAACTACGGTACCATGGTGTAGCATGCAACATTCCCAAACCCAGCTATTTCTTATGCTCTCTGAAAGTGCTACCCATACAACACTTTCTTGACGATGTCTTCACGTGGTGTGAGGTTCCTTGGTGAAGTGTGAGGACACATTGCAGGGTGTGAGACTTGTTCGTTCTTCCCGCTCTGAGACGCAGGACTCACTTTCCCTGTGTCCTTCTAGGTTCATTAAAGCGATCCTGCTTTGTAAAAACGTATATCAAGGTGTGTATGAGACATGGTAGAGGTGACCAAGCTGTCCACCATGTTAGGGCACTGGGCACTGagaatcaaacaaaattatctCACATTATAGTTAGACTCGTAGGAAATGTTGGGAAGATTTTGTTACCATTCGCATTGTGAGATGACctttacaaaacaaaacaaatatgtcCACATATCTGCCCTGGATATCCTTCCAGTCCAGAGAAACTGCTAGAGTTGAAACAGAGTCTCTCTATATCTGTAAAGATCTGACAGATTTTCAAACAACCTGGGTGACATCCCAACTCTGGAATGGATCCCAACCTGAActtgaaacaggaaacagaactaCCTTCAAAAGTACCTTCGGACTCCACAGGAAATGAAACTACCCTCCTTCCGACTTCACAGGAAATGAAACTATCCTACTTTGGTCTCCATGGTCTCTTTGGACAGGTACACCACCCAATAGACCATGTTGAAAGCCCCGAAGGACACTGGGAAGAGAATGCGGGCATACTTGTCGATTTTACTGGTCCCGCCCATTCCAGCAGTGGTGGGCTGGGAGCATGGAGACTGCTTGGGCTCCATCTTGTTTCCCATCATGTGGATGTGCTCCAGCTTTGGGCCCAGGAggttctggagggaggaggagccagtGCTCTCCCTGGACGGCGTGTCTCCGGGCACGGCCGGCATGGAGGGTGGAGCTGGGGGCAGATTCTTCACCGTCAAGGTGGACGAAGCTGCATTGGATTGGCTGGTGGACTTGGGGCTGGAACACGATAGGCTGGAGGAGCTGCCAGTCATCACTGTGGTTAAACAGGATTGGCTGGAGGCGTGTGGTTGCTTAGTTACTCCTGCATGGGGGTCCTGAGAGGTGGTAGTCATCCTCTTGCGCAGGTGTCCATTCGTGTCAAGGTTTCTCTGCAGACAGAAACAAGCAGAGAGGATGAGCGCTGGGccagaacacaacacagcatgTCTATGAACGATAAAGCCCCCAATTGGTGTCATTGCAATGTAGATTCTAAGTCAAATCTTTACTCTCGAGTCTCCTAAGTTGCGGACCTTATCTATCACATCACTGCTATCAGTCAGATCTAAACAGACCTTTTTTTGACAGACCTTTTTTTGACATCCTAAACCTACTCTGCTTGCTTGCCTTGGTTTCTCTCCACTTGTATGAGATGGTATGAGGCAGTGTTGTAGTCAAGACCACCTAAACCGAGACCAAGTCATGACCAAAACCAGAATGTATCGATACcgtggtcactccctgttccggttacattacatttagtcatttagcagacactcttatccagagcgacttacagtaagtagagagacattctccccgaggcaagtagggtaaagtgccttgcccaaggacacaacttcatttggccagccaggaattgaaccacttcctgttccaacacaacacaaacactgccacttcctgttccaacacaaacactgccacttcctgttccaacacaaacactgccacttcctgttccaacagaacacaaacactgccacttcctgttccaacacaacacaaacactgccacttcctgttcctgttccaacacaacacaaacactgccacttcctgttccaaaacaacacaaaacactgccacttcctgttccaacacaacacaaacaaggcTTTCACACTAACTAATGTTAGAAAGTACTTCCTGCTCAGTGGGGTGGCAGAGCACACCATACAGGCATCAAAGCAGCTTATCCTCAGAAAGAGAATGATTCCAACCAGCGCGTGTGTCACACTGGTTCTGATCCTAGCGGCTGCAGTCTGCAATCCTATTGTCTCCTGGCAGGATGGGAAACACATGGAGAGGAGGTCTTGTTGGAGCAACACAGGGGCCAGGGAGAGGCGCTCATAACCTGGACACACCGCCACCCTAGCGCCCGCCAGCCGCCTCCCTGTGTGAGGCTTCAGGGCTGCTGTCGAGGAAAACGCTGCTAATTCCCCATCCTGGCGTTAGAGCCTCCACCAAAACCTATACAGATGTGCCCTGGACACGTTGCCGTGGCAACCCACTAATCCATCGAAGCGCGGTTGTTGTTAAACTGCATTACAGTACGATCATACCCGCCAGGTCTGAACCCCAGGGCATCTTACAGTAGGGATGCTGGTACACTGCTTTACTATCAGTTAACCATTTagtaaacacacaggaaacactcaATATGCTGGAGCTAGTTGGGCTATCATATATTTGATGAGCTGTGTGcagtataatatacagtatattctaCAGTTCTTTCATTTGAAGACATTATTTCATTTCAGACATTGATGTTGAATTAAACGTTACATAATTTCATGTGTCCTGTGAAATGCACGGTGATGTAAATAGTCTGAAATACATTCACCAGCCCACACATTTATCCCAACACTGACTTTCTGAGACAACAGAGAATGTAGGACATTCACAGCATATTTAGAATTTTTAGGGATGAAATTGCTAAGCTGCTGAGATGGATTACAAATGGCGTGCATTGATCTAAGCAGACAGCTGGGGCGTGGGGCTCTGCATGGGACAAACTGACAGAGGATTCTACATCTACACAGAActgagaggaaggtgtgtgtgtgagagagagggagagagagagagggagagagagaaagagagagatagagagagagagagagagagagagagagagagagagagagagaaagagagagtgggagagtaaGATAaagagtgagtgggtgggtaagagaaagaaagagagagaatgagagaaagagagagaaaggacttATTCAGACAAAGAATCCTAAGATAATTAGCCAGAGAGAATCCTGTGTTGATAGTGCAGCAGAGTCCTGAGCCTGTCATCTGATTTTCTCCGGAGTGTGAAGCTGTTTACCTGCAGCACTTCCTCTGTGTCCCTTGCCTTCACAGGTGTGGTCTGGGGCGCGGGGGGgcacctccctggcctcctcttTGCCCTCTCCAGCTGGGCATTGGTAAAGTAGTTTACAGCAGCAAACTCGATGAGGGCGGAGAACACAAATGCAAAACAGACAGCGATGAACCAGTCCATGGCCGTGGCATACGAAACCTTGGGTAGAGAGTGGCGGGCACTGATGCTCAGGGTGGTCATGGTCAGCACTGTGGTAATGCCTGAGAACAAAGATGTGaaaaatttgttttttttcaaatggATGCAGACTGATACAAATGCTGATTCCAGCATGAGCAACGCGCATCTATctaagggcctcatgtactaacgtttttgcgcccacttcaggcgtatttgtttcgcaatttgcacgtaaaagcatggcgaggtatatacaaacatgccgcactgaggttaAAGCGCAGACGACTGCCTGttgcgggaactgaaaatggcaaattgcgcttttctatgtcatgcatatgcattcacgggagggtcaaggggaaagtgggagtttcccataaagagatgggaggggatgcgtaaagtgcgcctaattatgtattccgcagtATGTACAGAAaccgcctgtgaaagcgcacctctattttgcgtTGAAAGTTCTCCGcctgttaaaagcaggcgtaaaccaggatgcgcatatgcctaatggtgaaatggcagccgtaacccgagcatgacgaagacataggccaaaggatttttgccacaaggatcacactttttgagttgagtgaacacgaaaCCATTATGCGTTAcaaattaagcagccatgcCATATTACAGTCAACTGTTGATATTACATATCAACAGTTGACAGTGTACGGGACATTCGCTGAAAAAGAGGGGTAAAAGGGGTAAAGGGTTTTGTTTGGTGTGATTTTGCGACTGTGGAACTGCGTTTGAAGCTAATGCAGAACCAGTGTGTAAGGTTTCCCACGGAGGCTGTGAAGTTCTGCTGTGGGCTTATACCATCACAAAAACAGCTGCAGCACATCTCTTTAGGATTAGAAGAAAGCAGCAGTAAGTGTGCTTTGGAGAAAATCCCCTTTGTGTTGGAGATCCGGGGCAGCAGTGACACACTGacacctctctgctcccctgtgACTTTTAAGCAGTCATCTGTCATCAAAACCTGTCTGATGACCATGTGAGTGAGACAGGAGGATGACAGCTTCAGACACAGTGCTACCTTTAATATGAAGTTCTCTCACTGATGTTTTGGTCAATATTAGCACAATCAACCACCCGAACCCACAaccatcctaaccctaacccgtaCTCTGATGTACAACTGATGTGATCAGACTTGCTCAAATCTTGTTCAGAATAATAACATTGCCTCTGTGTTTCCAACATTGCCTCTGTGTTTACGGATGAATGCAGCTGCTATTTTCCCCTTAAACCTTTTTTTGAGCATGCATCGCTTGGCTCTCATGTAGCCCACAGCTAAAGAATGAAACTTGTGTCCTTTCAATTCACTAAAAAGTGTAACAAGCATTCTGTATGTTAACTACAGCCTGTATGATTAGTAACATGTATGCACTCTCCTATTGCAGATGGACTTAGCATTTATAGACTGTACACAGGTCCTGGAACCCCAAACCAACACCCAACATGAGATCACGAGCCGTGGAGATGGTTGTTGAGAAGTATCATGCTCTGAGAACTAATGTCACAGTAAATGTACATACACTTCATTTAGTAATTTACAGAcactgttatccagagcgacttacagtaagtacagggacattcccccgaggcaagtaggatgaagtgccttgcccaagaacacaacattgtttttgcatggccaggaatcgtaccggcaaccttctgattaatagctcgattccctaaccgctcagccatctgacctccctTTCCATATATCCCACATAGCGCCGGTCCTAGCACACTTCCTAGCTGTCTGCCCTTTGGCTCTCATCTGGAATCCTCTGTTGCACAGAGACACATGTGGATGAccagcagtcaaatgctctaccactgagctatacccatccccatgctctaccactgagctatacccatccccatgttctaccactgagctataaccatccccatgttctaccactgagctatacccatccccatgttctaccactgagctatacccatccccatgttctaccactgagctatacccatccccatgctctaccactgagctatacccatccccatgttctaccactgagctgtacccatccccatgttctaccactgagttatacccattcccatgctctaccactgagctatacccatccccatgttctaccactgagctatacccatccccatgctctaccactgagctatacccatccccatgctctaccactgagctatacccatccccatgctctaccactgagctatacccatccccatgttctaccactgagctatacccatccccatgttctaccactgagctatacccatccccatgttctaccactgagctatacccatccccatgttctaccactgagctatacccatccccatgctctaccactgagctatacccatccccatgctctaccactgagctatacccatccccatgttctaccactgagctatacccatccccatgttctaccactgagctgtacccatccccatgttctaccactgagctgtacccatccccatgttctaccactgagctatacccatccccatgttctaccactgagctatacccatccccatgttctaccactgagctatacccatccccatgctctaccactgagctatacccatccccatgctctaccactgagctatacccatccccatgctctaccactgagctatacccatccccatgttctaccactgagctatacccatccccatgctctaccactgagctatacccatccccatgttctaccactgagctatacccatccccatgttctaccactgagctatacccatccccatgttctaccactgagctatacccatccccatgttctaccactgagctatacccatccccatgttctaccactgagctatacccatccccatgttctaccactgagctatacccatccccatgttctaccactgagctatacccatccccatgttctaccactgagctgtacccatccccatgttctaccactgagctgtacccatccccatgttctaccactgagctatacccatccccatgttctaccactgagctatacccatccccatgttctaccactgagctatacccatccccatgctctaccactgagctatacccatccccatgctctaccactgagctatacccatccccatgctctaccactgagctatacccatccccatgctctaccactgagctatacccatccccatgctctaccactgagctatacccatccccatgttctaccactgagctatacccatccccatgctctaccactgagctatacccatccccatgtcctaccactgagctatacccatccccatgttctaccactgagctatacccatccccatgttctaccactgagctatacccatccccatgttctaccactgagctatacccatccccatgttctaccactgagctatacccatccccatgtcctaccactgagctatacccatccccatgttctaccactgagctatacccatccccatgttctaccactgagctatacccatccccatgtcctaccactgagctatacccatccccatgtcctaccactgagctatacccatccccatgttctaccactgagctatacccatccccatgtcctaccactgagctatacccatccccatgttctaccactgagctatacccatccccatgctctaccactgagctatacccatccccatgttctaccactgagctatacccatccccatgttctaccactgagctatacccatttccatgctctaccactgagaaaCCGTGTCTTTATTCAGCATATACAGAATGTACAGTATGATACCCTAGCTATACCCACATATAGAGACCAATCACATTCACCCAATTCACATTAATTCTACATATGAACAACTCAGAACCTCTGATTCAGTCTCTCCTAAATGTCCTGTCATTTCAACAAgaaaaatacatgtaaccaCCAGGGGGAGCTCACAAAACATCATTCCTCTAATTATCCTTCAAGTGAATTCTTGCTTTTCTTCCCAAACAACACTCCTGCCACCACGATCACAACGAGGCACGACAAGTCCTTGAGTCATGGAGGCAGAAAGCGGAACAGCGCATCACTGGCAGAGAGGCGAAGGAGGAAAGTGAAAAAGACagccatcccccacacacacacacacccatatggacacacataaacgcaccatatgaacacacaaatatgcacaaacacaaacagacacacttacacacatccacagacacacacatacagacgggAGAGCAACAGCTTACAAACTCGAGGGACCGGGCCAAATGACAATATTTACCTTGCCATAACGCCCTCTTGTCACACTGTGGGAAGTTTTATTAGCTTGGGAGGGGGAGCGGGCCTGTGCAATAAATCAAATTCACCCTGGCCAGAACAACAGAGCAGatttactatatatatataataatctcCGTCCTTCACCCAGGAAGAGGACCACGTCTGGCTCTGTCCCATCTCTGAGTCCACCACACATTCAGGGCTGCCCTTCCTCTTGTCAGCCTCACACAGAAAACCCCCACTACCAAcctctcacacagaaacaccccactaccaacctctcacacagaaacaccccactaccaacctctcacacagaaacaccccacTACCAACCTCTCAGACAGAAACACCCCACTACCAACCTCTCAGACAGAAACACCCCACTACCAACCTCTCAGACAGAAACACCCCACTACCAAcctctcacacagaaacaccccacTACCAACCTCTCAGACAGAAACACCCCACTACCAAcctctcacacagaaacaccccacTACCAACCTCTCAGACAGAAACACCCCACTACCAAcctttcacacagaaacaccccactaccaacctctcacacagaaacaccccacTACCAACCTCTCAGACAGAAACACCCCACTACCAAcctctcacacagaaacaccccacTACCAACCTCTCACATAACATAGTAACCTGCATCTCACAACACTACACTCCCAGCCTCACTCAGAAGACATTGTTAATATAATATTCTCTCATGTTGTCTCCACTTGACTGCgaaacatttcaacaacaacaatgtccATGACTCAGGCAGCAGGTGAGCTATGAAATGAACATGCAGATGCAGAGCCACTGATGAGCCTGACACAGATACAAGCTGCCTGAGACACCAACAGGCTGTCCTCAGAGCAGGGCTTCCAgcaggagggacacacacacatatacacacacacacactcccagggacacaagcacacacatatatacacacactcatctcagGGCTTCCAGCAGGAGGGAGACGTACCGAACACTGTCCGGGCAGGTACTGACTCTTTATTTATCCAGAAGGACACTTGAGAGAGAATGACTGTCATTATGCAGGGGATGTACGTCTGGATCATGAAGTAGCCCATTTTCCGTTTCAAGTGGAAGTGCACCGTCATCACCACATATTCACCTGGAGGAGGGACAGTGGTCAGTTCAGGAGTTTGAGGAATGTAGAAGCTGAGGTAACTATCCTAACTTGAGGTAACTCTCCTAACCTGAGATAACTCTACTAACCTGAGGTAATTCTCCTAACCTGAGGTAATTCTCCTAAACTGAGGTAACTCTAGAAACCTGAGGTAACTCTCCTAACCTGAGTTAACTCTACTAACCTCAGGTAACTCTCCTAACCTGAGGTAACTCTCCTTACCTTGAGGTAACTCTACTAATCCTAACCTTGAGGTAACTCTCCTAACCTGAGGTAACTCTACTAATCCTAACCTGAGGTAActctactaaccctaaccttgggTAACCCTCCAACCCTTACAGTAATATCAACAGTACCAGACAGTGATGTCAGTACCTGTGATGGATTTGACCGTTTCACTGGACACAGTTTGGCCAATCAGATCGTACTGCACCAGGCTGGAAGATTCTGGGGGAACCTCAACGGAGTGTTCTGGTCCTTTGGTCCAGGTG from Osmerus mordax isolate fOsmMor3 chromosome 12, fOsmMor3.pri, whole genome shotgun sequence includes these protein-coding regions:
- the gabra4 gene encoding gamma-aminobutyric acid receptor subunit alpha-4, which produces MVSAKKEMWTAMHPSYIWTVFYLLCWSACIRRITGQVKKDERIYPENFTRILDRLLDGYDNRLRPGFGGPVTEVKTDIYVTSFGPVSDVEMEYTMDVFFRQTWVDRRLRYEGPIEILRLNNLMVTKVWTPDTFFRNGKKSVAHNITAPNKLFRIMKNGTILYTMRLTIIAQCPMKLVDFPMDGHACPLKFGSYAYPKTEMIYTWTKGPEHSVEVPPESSSLVQYDLIGQTVSSETVKSITGEYVVMTVHFHLKRKMGYFMIQTYIPCIMTVILSQVSFWINKESVPARTVFGITTVLTMTTLSISARHSLPKVSYATAMDWFIAVCFAFVFSALIEFAAVNYFTNAQLERAKRRPGRCPPAPQTTPVKARDTEEVLQRNLDTNGHLRKRMTTTSQDPHAGVTKQPHASSQSCLTTVMTGSSSSLSCSSPKSTSQSNAASSTLTVKNLPPAPPSMPAVPGDTPSRESTGSSSLQNLLGPKLEHIHMMGNKMEPKQSPCSQPTTAGMGGTSKIDKYARILFPVSFGAFNMVYWVVYLSKETMETKVG